In Aegilops tauschii subsp. strangulata cultivar AL8/78 chromosome 3, Aet v6.0, whole genome shotgun sequence, one genomic interval encodes:
- the LOC109768693 gene encoding uncharacterized protein — MVKEMKWLENHVLKDFLEWEPMRRKGLYQSIKIANRFTNIHLDLACHGFEEYVWRTSLYRLFVEGLDRAFLEIWKRVNQAQDVYNENVVPSRQHTLKAELERSSGSADARKALVRK; from the exons ATGGTCAAGGAAATGAAG TGGCTTGAAAATCATGTGCTTAAAGATTTTCTGGAG TGGGAGCCAATGCGCCGTAAAGGTTTGTACCAATCAATTAAGATTGCCAATAGGTTCACCAACATTCATTTGGATCTAGCATGTCATGGTTTCGAG GAGTATGTATGGAGGACTAGCCTTTATCGTCTGTTTGTGGAAGGTCTTGACCGTGCCTTTCTTGAGATTTGGAAGCGGGTCAATCAGGCTCAG GATGTTTACAATGAGAATGTGGTTCCATCGCGCCAACATACTTTGAAGGCTGAGCTGGAGCGCTCCAGCGG TTCCGCCGATGCACGGAAGGCATTAGTAAGGAAGTAA
- the LOC141020840 gene encoding uncharacterized protein, giving the protein MLAWLLDVQKGYQDDSRAQQLLARLAASSTNTDGFQLQNGVIKQHGRVWLGDNVNLQKQHPFTAFQVEQAFVANIYKLHGLPESIISDCDLVFTSTLCHLRFPDLSEWVADRAQMEALVRQHLLRARQQMKDLADKCRSDRIFAVGDRVFLKLQLYVQRSEATHSNQKLAFCYFGPYKVLQRIGAVAYKLQLPPTSTIHPVFHVS; this is encoded by the exons ATGTTGGCGTGGCTGCTGGATGTTCAGAAGGGTTACCAGGATGACTCCCGTGCTCAGCAACTGCTCGCCCGATTAGCGGCCTCATCTACCAATACCGATGGGTTCCAACTACAGAACGGTGTCATTAAACAACATGGGCGGGTATGGCTTGGGGATAATGTGAACCTTCAGAAACAG CATCCTTTCACTGCTTTCCAAGTGGAGCAGGCTTTTGTCGCCAACATCTACAAGCTGCATGGCTTGCCAGAGTCGATCATTTCCGACTGCGACCTCGTCTTCACCAGTACACTGTG TCACCTGCGCTTCCCCGACCTGTCGGAATGGGTGGCTGACAGGGCGCAGATGGAAGCATTGGTGCGGCAACATCTTCTTCGTGCGCGGCAGCAAATGAAAGACTTGGCGGACAAGTGCCGCTCCGATCGCATCTTCGCGGTCGGTGATAGGGTTTTCTTGAAGCTTCAGCTGTACGTGCAGCGCTCCGAGGCCACCCACAGCAACCAGAAGTTGGCATTTTGCTACTTCGGGCCGTACAAGGTTCTGCAACGCATCGGCGCTGTTGCGTACAAGCTGCAACTACCACCGACAAGTACTATCCACCCTGTCTTCCATGTGTCTTAG